The following coding sequences are from one Desulfurococcus sp. window:
- a CDS encoding 4Fe-4S binding protein: MTRLFKLSQLAASTPKAGYSTRRYPFEEPLITPEFRGRVEIDPSKCIGCGACVNACPPNALQVIEDGGKLILRYFIGRCIFCWRCIDVCPVKAIKGTREFELTTDDIADLYVHIVHSRKQCDTCGSTYATVRVVKYILEKAPVAEEYADKCPECRRSLFTKALSRRVGGVE, translated from the coding sequence GTGACCAGGTTATTCAAGCTCAGCCAGCTAGCCGCTTCAACTCCTAAAGCCGGGTATTCTACGAGAAGATATCCATTCGAGGAGCCTCTCATAACACCGGAATTCAGGGGTAGAGTGGAGATAGATCCCTCCAAGTGCATTGGCTGCGGGGCATGCGTTAACGCCTGCCCGCCGAACGCTCTACAGGTAATCGAGGATGGAGGAAAACTCATATTAAGGTACTTCATTGGGAGGTGTATATTCTGCTGGAGGTGTATTGATGTATGCCCTGTGAAAGCAATCAAGGGTACAAGAGAGTTCGAGCTAACAACAGATGACATAGCCGACCTCTACGTTCACATCGTGCACTCGAGAAAACAGTGTGATACCTGCGGTAGCACTTATGCTACTGTAAGAGTAGTTAAGTACATCCTGGAGAAGGCTCCCGTAGCCGAAGAGTACGCTGACAAGTGCCCTGAATGCAGGAGAAGCTTGTTCACTAAGGCTTTATCTAGGAGGGTGGGCGGCGTTGAATAA
- a CDS encoding NADH:ubiquinone oxidoreductase, translated as MNKEFKKSIWVFHLNTGGCNACDIEVIDALTPFHDAERLGVKLVASPRHADAILLTGPVTLETLPKVVNAIKATPRPRVIIALGSCGVGGGIWHDSYATIGGVRGLKSILDEMGVVVDAIYYVPGCPVRPEAVIHAIALVKGLVSKKVKGGILHAE; from the coding sequence TTGAATAAGGAATTCAAGAAGAGCATATGGGTATTCCACTTGAATACAGGTGGATGTAATGCATGCGACATAGAGGTGATCGACGCGTTAACACCATTCCACGACGCCGAGAGACTAGGCGTTAAACTAGTAGCATCACCGAGACACGCAGATGCAATACTTCTAACAGGACCTGTCACCCTTGAAACCCTACCCAAAGTAGTCAACGCGATTAAGGCTACCCCTCGCCCGAGAGTAATCATTGCTCTAGGGTCATGTGGAGTAGGAGGAGGAATATGGCATGACAGTTATGCTACAATAGGTGGAGTGAGAGGCTTAAAGAGCATACTAGATGAGATGGGCGTGGTAGTAGATGCAATATACTATGTGCCGGGATGCCCTGTAAGACCTGAAGCCGTGATCCACGCTATAGCTTTAGTGAAAGGCCTAGTCTCGAAGAAGGTGAAAGGGGGGATCCTGCACGCCGAGTAG
- a CDS encoding peptide transporter, with protein MNRRVIIGVVMLVASIALNLWLTLRSSYEIPFDNTSWLTRFLLESRELSEACTALNALDNTCSSFIVYEWITARILWFLGSYGVAVISSLTIIALFILVNTLLENHVAAGLASLLYATAPAVVFWVSPLNTGYQVFTGLLVALILLAFYKATSRGSMTSIVFVGLLSLLLQLLNPMGWLIVEVMLAGLAAGFVGGLRRSLGEHIAVSIAVSSIIPAALPLLRNYYSLTPVLTSLLLIIAWRILSEEKAARGLRLITVLLVFTASISLTLLLYSVSGYIGYTDIYSKHYNQYLDYGVLPAAGLMGFILLTAAGSLRIPLSSRVAVASGSVVLLVAPLYDPTLTTAGSVFLAVSSTLFLVYLAEHFWSLKSTLQALYRIAVITLILSILAGSTLHTLALKDSQPAVYSLDLQGVKNLLGSTASIVRGESPWIKALSDLKSVLANTSESRILVLSYWGYTYWILGALAGGNLEVLSLSSSLGGDTGRYLLSSIMLSSEATAAKVINNITSRVNASEAYIVISYLASVKTTGPVGSRAVYLGVAYPVQTQGYYEYTFYIPAGDLARLILYSSAAGLNYTDYVNPANARIGYEVPLAWNTNGYNTLLVQLAVDSLRRLNYTVYNELYGTMPLESRLILFKPVVISESPVLSVNALFSSYQVIHVVAVYKLGEGA; from the coding sequence ATGAACAGAAGAGTTATCATCGGCGTTGTAATGCTGGTAGCCAGCATCGCTTTGAACTTATGGCTTACACTTAGATCCAGCTATGAAATCCCATTCGATAACACCTCGTGGCTAACAAGATTTCTCTTGGAGAGCAGAGAGTTGAGCGAGGCGTGCACTGCACTTAACGCCCTCGACAACACGTGCAGTAGTTTTATTGTCTACGAGTGGATTACCGCCAGGATCCTCTGGTTCCTGGGGTCATACGGGGTGGCTGTAATCTCATCTCTAACAATCATAGCTTTATTCATCCTCGTAAACACCCTACTCGAGAATCACGTGGCAGCAGGCTTAGCTTCACTACTCTACGCTACAGCTCCAGCCGTAGTATTCTGGGTGTCTCCACTTAATACTGGCTACCAGGTTTTCACCGGGCTACTGGTAGCTCTAATCCTCCTAGCCTTCTACAAGGCTACCTCACGCGGTAGCATGACTAGCATAGTATTTGTAGGCTTACTATCACTACTACTCCAGCTACTTAATCCAATGGGGTGGCTTATAGTCGAGGTAATGCTTGCAGGCCTGGCTGCAGGTTTTGTGGGAGGTCTTCGTAGGAGTCTCGGCGAGCATATAGCGGTATCTATAGCTGTCTCCTCGATTATACCTGCAGCCCTGCCTTTACTTAGGAACTACTACTCGCTTACACCTGTGTTAACCAGTCTGCTGTTAATTATAGCTTGGAGGATCCTGAGTGAAGAGAAGGCTGCACGCGGATTAAGGTTAATTACAGTGCTACTAGTATTCACTGCATCCATATCTCTCACTCTCCTACTATACTCGGTGTCAGGCTACATAGGCTACACCGACATCTACAGTAAGCACTACAACCAGTACCTGGATTACGGTGTGCTTCCAGCAGCAGGTTTAATGGGCTTCATCCTGCTTACTGCAGCCGGCTCCCTGAGGATACCTTTAAGCAGTAGAGTCGCTGTTGCCTCCGGCTCAGTAGTTCTACTAGTAGCTCCACTATACGATCCCACGCTAACTACTGCTGGATCAGTATTTCTAGCTGTATCGTCAACACTATTCCTAGTGTATCTTGCAGAGCACTTCTGGAGCTTAAAGAGTACGCTGCAGGCACTATATAGGATTGCAGTGATCACATTAATATTGAGTATCCTTGCCGGCAGCACACTTCACACTCTAGCATTAAAGGACTCACAGCCAGCAGTATACTCCCTGGATCTTCAAGGCGTAAAAAACCTACTGGGAAGCACTGCTTCAATAGTGAGAGGCGAGAGCCCGTGGATTAAGGCTTTAAGCGACTTGAAGAGTGTTCTCGCTAATACGAGTGAGAGTAGAATACTAGTCTTATCGTACTGGGGCTACACCTACTGGATCCTCGGGGCTCTAGCAGGGGGTAATCTAGAGGTTCTCTCACTATCCAGCAGTCTCGGCGGGGATACCGGGAGATACCTGCTCTCATCTATAATGTTGAGTAGCGAGGCAACAGCAGCCAAAGTGATCAATAATATTACATCCAGGGTCAACGCGAGCGAAGCGTACATAGTGATATCATATCTTGCAAGCGTGAAGACCACCGGCCCCGTAGGCTCTAGAGCAGTATATCTAGGGGTAGCATACCCGGTTCAAACCCAGGGATACTACGAGTACACATTCTACATTCCTGCCGGAGACCTAGCTAGACTTATACTCTACTCCTCAGCCGCCGGCCTTAACTACACTGACTATGTTAACCCTGCTAACGCTAGAATAGGCTACGAGGTGCCCTTAGCGTGGAATACCAACGGGTACAACACGCTGCTAGTCCAGTTAGCAGTAGACTCGCTTAGAAGGCTTAACTACACAGTCTACAACGAGCTCTACGGAACCATGCCCCTAGAGAGCCGTTTAATACTCTTCAAGCCAGTTGTGATCTCAGAGTCCCCTGTACTCAGCGTTAATGCCTTATTTAGCAGCTACCAGGTAATACATGTAGTAGCAGTCTACAAGCTTGGGGAGGGTGCTTAA
- a CDS encoding RNA-protein complex protein Nop10, giving the protein MKWLMRKCLKCGRYTLSSDKCPVCGGDLVVPHPPRFSPLDKYVEYRIREKLSTGILRLDEKPSYIP; this is encoded by the coding sequence TTGAAGTGGCTTATGAGGAAGTGCTTGAAGTGTGGCAGGTACACTCTAAGTAGCGATAAGTGCCCGGTATGCGGTGGAGACCTAGTAGTACCCCACCCACCACGCTTCAGCCCCCTCGACAAGTACGTTGAATACAGGATTAGAGAGAAACTCTCCACTGGTATACTCAGACTAGATGAGAAGCCGTCATACATACCCTGA
- a CDS encoding translation initiation factor IF-2 subunit alpha, with product MIPRKELPDIGEYVVATVKEIYDYGAYVSLDEYGGLRAFLPWSEVATKWIRDIRDVLREGEKIVVRVIRVDRTKKEVDVSLKRVADTDKRKKMMWWKRYTRAASIIEMTAGKIGKSIEAAYKEVLWKLEDTYGDPLYALEEALISGKTVLLKAGVGEEWIEPLLNEAKRHMKLKEVVVRVKLTVQSLHSDGVERVRRVLGEIAGVLESEGVKYRLYTIGAPRYILEVYTQDYRTAEAVLDKALNAGEEVSRRLEVSFKSEREKT from the coding sequence GTGATCCCTAGAAAAGAGCTACCAGACATAGGGGAGTACGTGGTTGCAACAGTCAAAGAAATATACGATTACGGAGCCTACGTATCCCTCGACGAGTACGGTGGTCTAAGAGCCTTCCTACCCTGGAGTGAGGTTGCAACAAAGTGGATTAGAGATATACGGGATGTGTTAAGAGAAGGAGAGAAGATCGTTGTAAGAGTAATAAGAGTCGACAGAACCAAGAAGGAAGTAGACGTATCCTTGAAGAGAGTAGCTGATACAGATAAGAGAAAGAAGATGATGTGGTGGAAGAGGTATACGAGAGCCGCTAGTATTATCGAGATGACTGCAGGGAAAATAGGTAAGAGTATTGAAGCAGCCTACAAGGAGGTCTTATGGAAGCTTGAAGACACCTACGGCGACCCACTATATGCTCTCGAAGAAGCCCTCATCTCAGGGAAAACCGTACTATTAAAAGCCGGGGTAGGAGAAGAGTGGATTGAACCACTGTTAAACGAAGCTAAACGGCACATGAAGCTGAAGGAAGTAGTAGTGCGAGTCAAGCTCACAGTACAATCCCTCCACTCTGATGGCGTTGAAAGAGTTAGAAGAGTACTTGGTGAAATAGCTGGAGTACTGGAGTCAGAGGGAGTTAAGTACAGGCTTTACACTATAGGGGCCCCAAGATACATCCTAGAAGTATACACGCAAGACTACAGGACAGCTGAAGCAGTACTAGACAAAGCATTAAATGCTGGTGAAGAAGTCAGCAGGAGGCTTGAAGTCTCATTCAAAAGCGAGAGGGAGAAGACTTGA